From Pempheris klunzingeri isolate RE-2024b chromosome 18, fPemKlu1.hap1, whole genome shotgun sequence, a single genomic window includes:
- the mgat2 gene encoding alpha-1,6-mannosyl-glycoprotein 2-beta-N-acetylglucosaminyltransferase, with the protein MRFRIYKRKVVILTLVVVICGLAFWSSGRQKKNDSGSFPKEVETVRRSSSISSSSSSINNHIQVPATPAVSRAPAPPPIIQANDTHQEKAKEKDKIPKPEVDNTTLVYRGIVFQLNFDQTIKNEEKFKAARQKDDLVVVVQVHNRPDYLKLLVDSLRKARGVESILLIFSHDFWSPEINKVVASIDFCQVLQIFFPFSIQLYPQEFPGNDPKDCPRDIPKKDALKLGCINADYPDSFGHYREAKFSQTKHHWWWKLHFVWDRVRVLKDHKGLVLLIEEDHFLSPDFIHLLKLMSALKREQCTDCDILSLGSYSHIGYSSKANKVEVKAWKSTEHNMGMALSRETYQKLIQCTDTFCTYDDYNWDWSLQHLTVSCLPSYWKVMVSEAPRIFHAGDCGMHHKKASCMPISQKTKIENILQSSGNQLFPKNLLIAKRLPANGAGGVAPHVKNGGWGDIRDHELCKSYVRLQ; encoded by the coding sequence ATGAGATTCCGAATCTACAAGAGGAAGGTGGTGATACTGACTCTGGTGGTTGTCATCTGTGGCCTAGCTTTCTGGAGCAGCGGAAGGCAGAAGAAGAACGACAGTGGATCATTCCCCAAGGAAGTGGAGACGgtgaggagaagcagcagcattagcagcagcagcagtagcatcAACAATCATATCCAGGTGCCAGCCACACCTGCAGTCAGCCGGGCACCTGCTCCACCTCCCATTATACAAGCAAATGACACACACCAGGAAAAAGCAAAGGAGAAAGACAAGATACCCAAGCCAGAGGTAGATAACACCACTTTAGTTTACCGTGGGATTGTCTTCCAGCTCAACTTCGACCAAACGataaaaaatgaggaaaagttTAAGGCGGCCCGACAGAAGGACGATCTTGTTGTGGTGGTTCAGGTCCATAACCGACCAGACTACCTTAAGCTGTTAGTGGACAGTTTGCGGAAGGCCAGAGGTGTGGAGAGCATACTGCTGATATTCAGCCATGACTTCTGGTCCCCAGAGATAAATAAAGTGGTGGCCTCTATTGACTTTTGTCAGGTACTTCAGATTTTCTTCCCCTTCAGCATCCAGCTGTACCCCCAGGAGTTCCCCGGAAACGACCCCAAGGACTGCCCCCGAGACATTCCCAAAAAAGACGCCTTAAAGCTGGGCTGCATCAATGCAGACTACCCTGATTCATTTGGCCACTACCGTGAGGCAAAGTTCTCCCAGACCAAGCACCACTGGTGGTGGAAGCTGCACTTTGTATGGGACAGAGTCCGTGTTCTGAAGGACCATAAGGGTCTGGTCCTGCTGATCGAGGAGGACCACTTCTTGTCCCCGGACTTTATTCATCTCTTAAAGCTAATGTCTGCTCTCAAAAGGGAGCAGTGCACTGACTGCGACATCCTCTCGTTGGGGAGCTACAGCCACATCGGCTACTCCAGCAAAGCAAATAAGGTGGAGGTGAAGGCCTGGAAGTCCACTGAGCACAACATGGGCATggctctgagcagagagacGTACCAGAAGCTCATCCAGTGCACCGACACGTTCTGCACTTACGACGACTACAACTGGGACTGGTCCTTACAGCACCTGACTGTGTCCTGCCTGCCCTCCTACTGGAAGGTCATGGTGAGTGAGGCGCCGCGGATTTTCCACGCCGGAGACTGCGGCATGCACCACAAGAAGGCCTCTTGCATGCCGATCAGCCAGAAAACCAAGATAGAAAACATCCTTCAGAGCAGCGGGAACCAGCTGTTCCCAAAGAACCTCCTGATAGCAAAGAGACTGCCAGCCAACGGGGCCGGAGGGGTGGCCCCACATGTGAAAAACGGAGGCTGGGGAGATATCAGGGATCATGAACTCTGCAAGAGTTATGTTCGATTACAGTGA
- the wdr20b gene encoding WD repeat-containing protein 20 yields MAAEGGGKEMNEIKTQFTTREGVYKLLTHSEYSRPNRVPFNSQGSNPVKVSFVNVNDQSGNGDRICFNVGRELYFYIYKGVRKAADLSKPIDKRIYKGTQPTCHDFNPLTATAESVSLLVGFSAGQVQLIDPIKKETSKLFNEERLIDKSRVTCVRWVPGSESLFLVAHSSGSMYLYNVENTCGTTAPHYQLLKQGENYAVHTCKSKSARNPLLRWTVGEGALNEFAFSPDGKFLACASQDGFLRVFGFDAAELHGTMKSYFGGLLCVCWSPDGRYIVAGGEDDLVTVWSFSDCRVIARGHGHKSWVSVVAFDHCTTSVEDGDPPAEFSGSDEDFHEQIHFGAGRDRANSAHSRLSKRNSTDSRPVSVTYRFGSVGQDTQLCLWDLTEDILFPHLPLSRTRTHTNVMSATSPPATGQTTTTTTTSSTTTTTTTVSATNPSGTNGKDNASNSSTSGNPANSLPNTLPRSNSLPHSSNPTGGSTPNSHTGSSSNSSSSTKGNSIIDSAFIATGVSKFATLSLHDSRKERHEKDHKRNHSMGHISSKSSDKLNQLSSSRTTKAEVAKTLGTTLCPRMEDVPLLEPLVCKKIAHERLTVLIFLEDCLVTACQEGFVCTWARPGKVGLLSSQNNPANSPSGTVV; encoded by the exons ATGGCggcggagggaggagggaaggagatgaACGAAATTAAAACTCAATTCACCACACGAGAAGGCGTCTACAAACTCCTCACTCACTCCGAATACAGCCGCCCGAACAGGGTGCCTTTCAACTCGCAGGGCTCCAATCCCGTCAAGGTCTCCTTCGTCAATGTAAACGACCAGTCCGGCAACGGCGACAGGATCTGTTTCAATGTGGGCCGGGAACTGTACTTTTATATCTACAAAGGCGTGAGAAAG GCTGCCGATCTTAGTAAGCCCATTGACAAGAGGATATATAAAGGAACGCAGCCCACGTGTCATGACTTCAACCccctcacagctacagcagaGAGTGTCTCCCTGCTGGTGGGGTTTTCAGCTGGCCAGGTGCAGCTCATAGACCCGATAAAGAAAGAAACCAGCAAACTCTTCAATGAAGAG AGACTTATAGACAAGTCACGAGTAACGTGTGTACGATGGGTTCCTGGTTCAGAGAGCCTGTTTTTGGTGGCTCACTCCAGTGGCAGCATGTATTTGTACAACGTGGAAAACACCTGTGGCACCACGGCGCCTCACTACCAGCTCCTTAAGCAGGGTGAAAACTATGCCGTGCACACCTGCAAGAGCAAGTCGGCTCGCAACCCATTGCTGCGCTGGACAGTGGGTGAAGGGGCGCTCAACGAGTTTGCCTTCTCCCCAGACGGCAAGTTTCTGGCTTGTGCGAGCCAGGACGGTTTCCTGCGGGTATTTGGCTTCGACGCTGCAGAGCTCCATGGAACGATGAAGAGCTACTTCGGTggcttactgtgtgtgtgctggagccCAGACGGACGATACATTGTGGCAGGTGGGGAGGACGACCTGGTGACAGTGTGGTCATTTTCAGACTGCAGGGTGATTGCGCGGGGGCATGGCCACAAGTCATGGGTGAGTGTGGTGGCATTTGACCACTGCACCACTAGTGTGGAGGACGGTGACCCCCCTGCTGAGTTCAGTGGCAGTGATGAGGACTTCCATGAGCAGATTCACTTTGGCGCGGGCAGAGACAGAGCTAATAGTGCTCATTCTCGGCTTTCTAAGAGAAACTCTACAGACAGTAGGCCTGTTAGTGTGACCTACAGATTTGGCTCAGTGGGTCAGGATACCCAGCTGTGTCTGTGGGACCTAACGGAGGACATTCTCTTCCCTCACCTCCCATTGTCACGCACTAGGACTCACACTAACGTTATGAGTGCCACAAGCCCTCCAGCCACTGGacaaactactactactactactacttcttctactactactacaactactactgtATCCGCTACTAATCCCAGTGGCACCAACGGTAAAGACAATGCGAGCAATAGTAGCACCAGTGGCAACCCAGCGAACTCCCTCCCCAACACCCTGCCTCGGTCCAACAGCTTGCCACACTCCTCCAACCCAACAGGGGGCAGCACCCCcaacagtcacacaggcagcagcagcaacagcagcagcagcaccaaggGAAACAGCATCATCGACAGCGCCTTCATTGCCACTGGCGTCAGCAAGTTTGCAACTCTGTCGTTACACGACTCGCGCAAGGAGCGCCACGAGAAGGACCACAAGCGAAACCACAGCATGGGTCACATCAGCAGCAAGAGCAGTGACAAGCTCAACCAGCTGAGCTCGTCGCGGACAACAAAAGCTGAAGTGGCTAAGACTCTGGGCACCACGCTGTGCCCACGCATGGAGGACGTGCCGCTGCTCGAGCCGCTGGTGTGCAAGAAGATCGCTCACGAGAGACTCACTGTGTTAATCTTCCTTGAGGACTGTCTGGTAACAGCCTGTCAGGAGGGTTTCGTTTGCACATGGGCTAGGCCTGGGAAAGTG GGATTGCTATCATCTCAAAACAACCCAGCCAACTCCCCCAGTGGAACAGTAGTATAG